The following proteins are co-located in the Silene latifolia isolate original U9 population chromosome 1, ASM4854445v1, whole genome shotgun sequence genome:
- the LOC141649980 gene encoding uncharacterized protein LOC141649980, with protein MTTGRSPFKIVYGVNPYLPIDLVPVPKKYVMSFKAKERQAAFFRVCEQVKAQIKKANARYKEKENKQRKQPIFKVRDLVWLHLRKERFPSKRKNKLMPRVDGPFKILESYGTNAYKLELLSEYGGVSATFNVGDLSPYLDDDNLRFQNGLKYREYDSMEKQWRRVGVGLTNTQTEGCLGRC; from the exons ATGACTACAGGAAGATCACCATTCAAGATTGTTTATGGGGTGAATCCATATCTTCCTATTGATTTGGTTCCTGTACCAAAGAAGTATGTGATGAGTTTCAAAGCAAAGGAAAGACAAGCTGCATTTTTTCGAGTTTGTGAGCAAGTTAAAGCACAAATCAAGAAAGCCAATGCTAGATACAAGGAGAAAGAAAATAAACAAAGAAAGCAACCTATTTTCAAAGTTCGAGACTTAGTATGGTTACACTTGAGGAAGGAACGTTTTCCATCCAAGAGGAAGAATAAGTTGATGCCAAGAGTCGATGGTCCATTCAAGATACTTGAGAGCTATGGGACTAATGCCTACAAACTAGAATTGCTGAGTGAGTATGGAGGTGTAAGTGCGACGTTCAATGTTGGAGATTTATCACCTTACCTAGATGACGataatttgag gtttcaaaatgggctcaagtatCGTGAATATGATAGCATGGAGAAGCAATGGAGACGGGTTGGTGTCGGTCTAACCAACACGCAAACTGAGGGCTGCCTAGGTCGGTGCTAA
- the LOC141649986 gene encoding uncharacterized protein LOC141649986 — translation MRVAQDRQKSDADLKRSEIQFMVGDKVLLKLRKCVSDPTHLLAAETVEMDENLSYEEVTKEILDMKVRKTRNSEVALVKVLWYNHNVDEATWKVEAKIKETYPHLFA, via the exons ATGAGAGTTGCACAAGATCGACAGAAGAGTGATGCGGATTTGAAGAGGAGTGAGATTCAGTTTATGGTAGGAGACAAAGTGTTATTGAAA TTGAGGAAGTGTGTGAGTGATCCTACTCATTTGTTAGCAGCTGAGACAGTTGAGATGGATGAGAATTTGTCTTATGAGGAAGTAACTAAGGAAATTTTGGACATGAAGGTGAGAAAGACTAGAAATAGTGAGGTTGCTTTGGTGAAAGTTTTATGGTATAATCATAATGTAGACGAAGCTACTTGGAAAGTTGAAGCTAAGATAAAGGAGACGTATCCTCATTTGTTTGCGTAA